One Streptomyces sp. SAI-135 DNA segment encodes these proteins:
- a CDS encoding M15 family metallopeptidase translates to MTDIITLADPRVAAVTHDECGEPLVDLREEGQLLLDSRQADDAGSYAHLRAGALRRLVRAQRLLPTGIRLLVVEGYRPPDLQRRYFEQYAATMRRAHPDAAPERIRELASAYISPPEVAPHVSGGAVDLTLCDREGRELPLGTEVNATPEESAGACRTHAPGIDAEAREYRALLGRVLTATGFVNYPTEWWHWSYGDRYWALLRRVPAARYGPADPPRPPA, encoded by the coding sequence GTGACAGACATCATCACGCTCGCGGACCCCAGGGTGGCCGCGGTGACGCACGACGAGTGCGGGGAACCGCTCGTCGACCTGCGGGAGGAGGGGCAGTTGCTCCTCGACTCCCGGCAGGCCGACGACGCGGGGAGCTACGCCCACCTGCGGGCAGGAGCGCTGCGGCGGCTCGTGCGGGCGCAGCGGCTGCTGCCCACGGGGATCCGGCTGCTGGTGGTGGAGGGGTACCGGCCGCCCGACCTCCAGCGCCGGTACTTCGAGCAGTACGCGGCGACCATGAGACGGGCCCACCCGGACGCGGCTCCCGAGCGGATCCGTGAACTGGCCAGCGCTTACATCTCGCCGCCGGAGGTCGCCCCGCACGTCAGCGGCGGCGCGGTCGACCTGACCCTGTGCGACCGCGAGGGCCGCGAACTGCCGCTCGGCACCGAGGTCAACGCCACCCCGGAGGAGAGCGCCGGCGCCTGCCGCACGCACGCGCCCGGGATCGACGCCGAGGCGCGCGAGTACCGGGCCCTGCTCGGCCGGGTGCTGACCGCGACCGGGTTCGTCAACTACCCGACCGAGTGGTGGCACTGGTCGTACGGGGACCGGTACTGGGCCCTGCTGCGCCGCGTGCCGGCCGCCCGCTACGGCCCCGCGGACCCGCCCCGCCCTCCGGCCTGA
- a CDS encoding sigma-70 family RNA polymerase sigma factor — MHHSHTTCPPPPRQADDRMSPGDFDAFFTADMPRLRRRLLALTGNPHDADDLLQETYLRLSRRARSQNLTQQQHPYAYTCAVALNLLRDSWQHPSRRERTTDQLPEAGWDGGLDSYEASATALALLRTLSEKEAAAVILVDLEGLTHDTAGERLGAHRGTVQRNRLRGLAKMRAALHH, encoded by the coding sequence ATGCACCACAGCCACACGACCTGTCCGCCACCACCGCGCCAGGCCGACGACCGGATGAGCCCGGGGGACTTCGACGCGTTCTTCACGGCCGACATGCCGCGCCTGCGACGGCGGCTGCTGGCACTGACGGGCAATCCGCACGACGCCGACGACCTGCTCCAGGAGACCTATCTGCGGCTCTCCCGGCGGGCCCGCTCCCAGAACCTGACACAGCAGCAGCACCCGTACGCCTACACCTGCGCCGTCGCCCTCAACCTGCTGCGCGACTCCTGGCAGCACCCCTCGCGCCGCGAACGCACCACGGACCAGCTGCCGGAAGCCGGCTGGGACGGCGGACTCGACTCCTACGAGGCCTCCGCCACGGCGCTCGCGCTGCTGCGCACGCTCTCCGAGAAGGAGGCCGCCGCGGTGATCCTCGTGGACCTGGAGGGACTCACCCACGACACGGCCGGGGAGCGCCTCGGCGCCCACCGCGGCACGGTCCAGCGCAACCGCCTGCGCGGCCTCGCCAAGATGCGTGCCGCCCTCCACCACTGA
- a CDS encoding NlpC/P60 family protein: MHTTSTRRRTSGAILGASALALTAFFSAPAHAAPAAADADCGVLAPGASATAQAAVDAACSQIGVWYSWGGGHAATPGASYGFYDGSDPDSLHDGERKGFDCSGLMRYAYYRATGKDLLNGTADDQFHTPQAAARFSAGQGTAPLLPGDLMFWGSGHIHHVAMYLGGGQMVEAYESGTHIRVTSVRTGGDYAGAVRINGSGTPIPPPANGGTVFETWGTGVRTHRSPSVGSAVVDTFPGPTQVSVQCQQHAETVTAEGYTNDAWSKLADGSWVTNIYIKGPAWLPGVPDCGGSSTPPPTGGSKAFQTWGTGVRTHSEPNVNAAVVDYFAQPTTVNVVCQKHAQEVTAEGYTNDAWSKLTDGSWMTNIYIKGPAWLDGVATC; the protein is encoded by the coding sequence TTGCACACCACCAGCACGCGCCGCCGGACCAGCGGCGCGATCCTGGGCGCCTCGGCCCTGGCGCTCACCGCGTTCTTCTCCGCCCCGGCCCACGCCGCCCCGGCGGCCGCGGACGCCGACTGCGGGGTCCTCGCGCCCGGCGCCTCGGCCACCGCGCAGGCCGCCGTCGACGCGGCCTGTTCGCAGATCGGCGTCTGGTACAGCTGGGGCGGCGGCCACGCGGCCACGCCCGGCGCCAGCTACGGCTTCTACGACGGCTCCGACCCGGACAGCCTGCACGACGGCGAGCGCAAGGGCTTCGACTGCTCGGGCCTGATGCGCTACGCCTACTACCGGGCCACCGGCAAGGACCTGCTCAACGGCACGGCCGACGACCAGTTCCACACCCCGCAGGCCGCCGCCCGGTTCTCCGCCGGGCAGGGCACCGCCCCGCTGCTGCCGGGCGACCTGATGTTCTGGGGCAGCGGCCACATCCACCACGTGGCCATGTACCTGGGCGGCGGCCAGATGGTCGAGGCGTACGAGTCGGGCACCCACATCAGGGTCACGTCCGTGCGTACCGGGGGCGACTACGCCGGTGCGGTCCGGATCAACGGCTCCGGGACCCCGATCCCGCCGCCCGCCAACGGCGGCACGGTCTTCGAGACCTGGGGCACCGGCGTGCGCACGCACCGGTCGCCCAGCGTGGGCTCCGCCGTCGTCGACACCTTCCCCGGCCCGACCCAGGTGTCCGTCCAGTGCCAGCAGCACGCGGAGACGGTGACCGCCGAGGGCTACACCAACGACGCCTGGTCCAAGCTCGCCGACGGCTCCTGGGTGACCAACATCTACATCAAGGGCCCGGCCTGGCTGCCCGGCGTCCCGGACTGCGGCGGCAGCAGCACCCCGCCGCCGACCGGCGGCAGCAAGGCGTTCCAGACCTGGGGCACCGGGGTGCGCACCCACAGCGAGCCCAACGTCAACGCCGCCGTGGTCGACTACTTCGCCCAGCCGACCACGGTCAACGTGGTCTGCCAGAAGCACGCCCAGGAGGTGACGGCCGAGGGCTACACCAACGACGCCTGGTCGAAGCTGACCGACGGCTCGTGGATGACCAACATCTACATCAAGGGCCCGGCCTGGCTGGACGGCGTGGCCACCTGCTGA
- a CDS encoding molybdopterin-dependent oxidoreductase — MARSPFTPSFWRSPLRGPWFTSVLGVVLLGGITLLFVTGLLSYAAYNPDLSPVNDKTPDKGILGFYLFSWPTDPHWLYRLTQGVHVTLGVTLIPVLLAKLWSVVPKLFTLPPARSLAHALERISLLLLVGGALFEFVTGVLNVQLDYVFPGSFYPLHFYGAWVFFTAFVAHAVLKMPLAWRNLRQLREEKTELVSPRPAEPTVSRRGALWFVGGGSLLLFLTTAGQSFDGVLRRTALLAPHGGAEPASGPGGFQINKTAAYAGIDPAETGEEAWRLVVVGRAGRTVRLSRADLLRLPLHSSALPIACVEGWSTSDQWWRGVRLRDLAALAGYEGDPPDLFVESLQRHGAFRRAALRANQVADPRSLLALFVNGEDLTPDHGHPARIIVPAAPGVLNTKWVARLTFGDL, encoded by the coding sequence ATGGCACGGTCTCCCTTCACCCCCTCCTTCTGGCGCAGCCCGCTGCGCGGCCCCTGGTTCACCTCGGTCCTCGGGGTCGTCCTCCTCGGCGGCATCACGCTGCTGTTCGTGACGGGCCTGCTGTCGTACGCGGCCTACAACCCCGACCTGTCGCCGGTGAACGACAAGACGCCGGACAAGGGGATCCTCGGCTTCTACCTCTTCTCCTGGCCGACCGACCCGCACTGGCTCTACCGGCTGACCCAGGGGGTCCACGTCACCCTCGGCGTCACCCTGATCCCGGTACTGCTGGCCAAGTTGTGGTCGGTGGTGCCCAAGCTGTTCACGCTGCCGCCAGCCCGCTCGCTCGCGCACGCCCTGGAGCGGATCTCGCTGCTCCTGCTGGTCGGCGGCGCCCTGTTCGAGTTCGTGACCGGCGTGCTCAACGTCCAGCTCGACTACGTCTTCCCGGGCTCCTTCTACCCGTTGCACTTCTACGGGGCGTGGGTGTTCTTCACCGCGTTCGTCGCCCATGCCGTGCTGAAGATGCCGCTCGCATGGCGTAACCTCCGGCAACTCCGCGAGGAGAAAACAGAGTTGGTGTCACCGCGTCCCGCCGAGCCGACCGTGTCCCGGCGTGGGGCCCTGTGGTTCGTCGGGGGCGGCTCGCTGCTGCTGTTCCTCACCACGGCCGGACAGAGCTTCGACGGCGTCCTGCGCCGGACCGCCCTCCTCGCCCCGCACGGCGGCGCCGAACCGGCGTCGGGGCCGGGCGGCTTCCAGATCAACAAGACGGCCGCGTACGCCGGGATCGACCCGGCGGAGACGGGGGAGGAAGCCTGGCGGCTGGTCGTCGTCGGGCGTGCGGGCCGTACCGTCCGCCTCAGCCGGGCCGACCTGCTCCGGCTCCCGCTGCACAGCTCGGCGTTGCCCATCGCCTGCGTGGAGGGCTGGTCCACCTCGGACCAGTGGTGGCGCGGAGTCCGGCTGCGGGACCTCGCGGCGCTCGCCGGGTACGAGGGTGACCCGCCGGACCTCTTCGTGGAGTCGCTGCAACGGCACGGCGCCTTCCGCCGGGCCGCCCTGCGCGCCAACCAGGTCGCCGACCCGCGCTCCCTGCTCGCGCTGTTCGTCAACGGCGAGGACCTGACCCCCGACCACGGCCACCCGGCCCGGATCATCGTGCCCGCGGCACCCGGTGTGCTCAACACCAAGTGGGTTGCGCGGCTGACCTTCGGAGACCTGTGA
- a CDS encoding methyltransferase domain-containing protein has protein sequence MGDAGDGGGGTVDGTWSADPYARALRTGRGPLFLRRADGWLLPLELERWCAAADAADLEVLRRCEGAVLDVGCGPGRLVAALGARGRRVLGIDVSEAAVARTVALGGQALRRSVFESLPGEGRWGTALLIDGNIGIGGDPTALLDRTAQLLAPGGLLIAETVTDPDLDERVRVHVTDARGAVGDPFPWARLGTPALLRHAARAGWAPVDQWTAGGRSFVALRRRTTRTTAEPPKSAAVTSSQRARKPSGDSPVAEA, from the coding sequence GTGGGCGACGCCGGCGACGGTGGAGGGGGAACGGTGGACGGCACCTGGTCCGCCGACCCCTACGCGCGGGCCCTCCGTACCGGCCGGGGCCCCCTTTTCCTGCGCCGGGCCGACGGATGGCTGCTCCCGCTCGAACTGGAGCGTTGGTGCGCCGCCGCGGACGCCGCGGACCTGGAGGTGCTGCGGCGCTGCGAGGGCGCGGTGCTGGACGTCGGGTGCGGCCCGGGGCGGCTCGTCGCCGCGCTCGGGGCCCGCGGCCGGCGGGTGCTCGGCATCGACGTGAGCGAGGCGGCGGTCGCACGGACCGTCGCGCTCGGCGGACAGGCCCTGCGGCGGTCCGTGTTCGAGTCCCTGCCCGGCGAGGGCCGCTGGGGCACCGCGCTGCTGATCGACGGCAACATCGGCATCGGCGGCGACCCCACCGCCCTGCTCGACCGCACGGCCCAACTCCTCGCGCCCGGCGGCCTGCTGATCGCCGAGACGGTCACCGACCCGGACCTCGACGAGCGGGTCCGGGTGCATGTCACCGACGCCCGTGGCGCGGTCGGCGACCCGTTCCCGTGGGCCCGGCTCGGCACCCCCGCCCTGCTGCGGCACGCGGCCCGCGCCGGCTGGGCACCGGTGGATCAGTGGACGGCGGGCGGCCGCTCCTTCGTGGCCCTGCGCCGCCGTACGACGAGGACCACCGCCGAACCGCCGAAGAGCGCGGCCGTCACCAGCAGCCAGCGGGCCAGGAAGCCGTCCGGGGACAGCCCGGTCGCCGAGGCGTAG
- a CDS encoding DUF2064 domain-containing protein, producing MTTLLVIAKEPRPGRVKTRLTPPFTPGQAAALAEASLADTLDVVARTPARRRVLVLEGTPGPWLPPGFEVVRQCPGGLDERLASAFAGCDGPALLIGMDTPQVTPELLTVDFTDCDAYFGPAEDGGFWALGLAEPDPSRLRGVPMSTPGTGAAQRARLTGLRVRELPPLRDVDTASDAELVARAAPHGRFAAELARLTGVPR from the coding sequence GTGACCACGCTGCTCGTCATCGCCAAGGAGCCGAGGCCGGGGCGGGTCAAGACCCGGCTCACCCCGCCGTTCACGCCCGGGCAGGCGGCCGCGCTGGCCGAGGCGTCCCTCGCGGACACCCTCGACGTGGTGGCCCGCACCCCGGCCCGGCGCCGGGTCCTGGTCCTGGAGGGCACACCGGGCCCCTGGCTGCCGCCGGGTTTCGAGGTCGTACGGCAGTGTCCGGGCGGCCTCGACGAGCGGCTGGCCTCGGCCTTCGCGGGCTGCGACGGGCCGGCCCTGCTCATCGGCATGGACACACCCCAGGTGACGCCCGAGCTGCTCACGGTCGACTTCACCGACTGCGACGCGTACTTCGGGCCCGCCGAGGACGGTGGCTTCTGGGCGCTGGGCCTGGCCGAACCGGACCCGTCCCGGCTGCGCGGGGTCCCGATGTCGACCCCCGGCACGGGAGCGGCCCAGCGGGCCCGCCTGACCGGCCTGCGGGTGCGCGAGCTGCCGCCGCTGCGGGACGTGGACACGGCGTCCGACGCGGAACTGGTCGCCCGGGCGGCCCCGCACGGACGGTTCGCGGCCGAGCTGGCCCGGCTCACGGGGGTGCCGCGATGA
- a CDS encoding glycosyltransferase family 2 protein, producing the protein MNVVTTPSVNEPAASVDVVLPCLDEAGALPWVLERIPPGWRALVVDNGSSDGSAGIARALGATVVREERRGFGAACHAGLTAATADVVCFCDCDASLDPSDLVPFVAEVLAGEADLVLGRRRPQTRGAWPAHARAGNLALARLLRRRTGLRLHDLGPLRAARREPLLALGLTDRRSGYPLEMVVRAADAGWRIAEHDVPYRPRTGASKVTGTWRGTWQAVRDMSQVLSASGTGVRV; encoded by the coding sequence GTGAACGTCGTGACGACCCCTTCAGTGAACGAACCGGCGGCGTCCGTGGACGTCGTGCTGCCCTGCCTGGACGAGGCCGGGGCCCTGCCGTGGGTGCTGGAACGCATCCCGCCCGGCTGGCGCGCGCTCGTCGTGGACAACGGCTCCTCGGACGGCTCGGCCGGCATCGCCCGCGCTCTCGGCGCGACCGTCGTCCGCGAGGAGCGGCGCGGCTTCGGCGCCGCCTGCCATGCGGGACTGACCGCGGCCACGGCCGACGTCGTGTGCTTCTGCGACTGCGACGCCTCGCTGGACCCGTCGGACCTGGTGCCGTTCGTCGCCGAGGTGCTGGCCGGTGAGGCGGACCTCGTGCTCGGCCGGCGCCGTCCGCAGACCCGCGGTGCCTGGCCGGCGCACGCCCGCGCGGGCAACCTCGCGCTCGCCCGGCTGCTGCGCCGCCGCACCGGTCTGCGGCTGCATGACCTGGGGCCGCTGCGGGCCGCCCGGCGTGAACCGTTGCTCGCCCTCGGCCTCACGGACCGGCGCAGCGGCTATCCGCTGGAGATGGTGGTGCGGGCGGCCGACGCGGGCTGGCGGATCGCCGAGCACGACGTGCCGTACCGCCCGCGGACCGGTGCCTCCAAGGTGACGGGCACCTGGCGGGGCACGTGGCAGGCGGTGCGGGACATGAGCCAGGTCCTCTCCGCCTCCGGGACGGGGGTGCGGGTGTGA
- a CDS encoding response regulator transcription factor: MEQQQYAQTRRRVLVVDDDPTVAEVVSGYLDRAGYLVDRAADGPDALARAAAHRPDLVVLDLMLPGMDGLEVCRRMRGRGPVPVIMLTARGDEDDRILGLEVGADDYVTKPFSPRELVLRVESVLRRSRPAQQAGHLGAAGLSLDPTARRALKDGTELALTVREFDLLAFFLRHPGRVFSREDLMREVWGWDFGDLSTVTVHVRRLRGKVEDDPARPRLIQTVWGVGYRFDGSPESDGSPTEV; encoded by the coding sequence ATGGAGCAGCAGCAGTACGCACAGACCCGGCGCCGGGTCCTCGTCGTCGACGACGACCCCACCGTCGCCGAGGTGGTCTCCGGCTACCTCGACCGGGCCGGATACCTCGTGGACCGGGCCGCCGACGGCCCCGACGCCCTCGCCCGCGCCGCCGCGCACCGCCCGGACCTCGTCGTCCTCGACCTGATGCTGCCCGGCATGGACGGCCTGGAGGTGTGCCGCCGGATGCGGGGGCGCGGGCCCGTCCCGGTCATCATGCTCACCGCCCGCGGCGACGAGGACGACCGCATCCTGGGTCTGGAGGTCGGCGCCGACGACTACGTCACCAAGCCCTTCAGCCCCCGCGAACTGGTCCTGCGCGTCGAGTCCGTGCTGCGCCGCTCCCGCCCCGCCCAGCAGGCCGGTCACCTGGGCGCCGCCGGCCTCTCGCTGGACCCGACGGCCCGCCGCGCCCTCAAGGACGGCACCGAACTCGCCCTCACCGTCCGGGAGTTCGACCTCCTGGCCTTCTTCCTCAGGCACCCCGGCCGGGTCTTCAGCCGGGAGGATTTGATGCGCGAGGTGTGGGGCTGGGACTTCGGCGACCTGTCGACCGTCACCGTCCATGTGCGCCGGCTCCGCGGCAAGGTCGAGGACGACCCCGCCAGGCCCCGCCTGATCCAGACCGTGTGGGGCGTCGGCTACCGCTTCGACGGCTCCCCGGAGTCCGACGGCTCCCCGACGGAGGTGTGA
- a CDS encoding HAMP domain-containing sensor histidine kinase, translated as MRDTLLIALYAFLGAVAAGLLGAWVLLLVRRRSLSLHLTVVAAVGVTAMLAGTLAVAQAMFLSGHDLRVVTTVVLMAAVVSLATALLLGRWVAARSRALALAARSFGDGGDFTSPGGPTTAELEALSRELEATSAKLAESRERERALESSRRELVAWISHDLRTPLAGLRAMSEALEDGVAADPARYLRQIRTEVERLNDMVGDLFELSRIHAGALALSPSRISLYDLVSDALAGADPLAREYGVRLVGDRVAAVPVEVDGKEMSRVLGNLLVNAIRRTPADGTVAVAAEHRPEGVVVSVTDGCGGIPEEDLPRVFDTGWRGTHARTPPAGAGLGLAIVRGIVEAHAGRATVRNVPGGCRFEVVLPSAAT; from the coding sequence GTGCGCGACACCCTCCTCATCGCCCTCTACGCCTTCCTCGGCGCCGTCGCCGCCGGACTCCTCGGCGCCTGGGTGCTGCTGCTGGTCCGGCGCCGCTCGCTCTCCCTGCACCTGACCGTGGTCGCCGCCGTCGGCGTCACCGCGATGCTGGCCGGCACCCTCGCGGTCGCCCAGGCGATGTTCCTGTCCGGGCACGACCTGCGGGTCGTCACCACCGTCGTCCTGATGGCCGCCGTGGTCTCGCTGGCCACCGCCCTGCTGCTGGGCCGCTGGGTCGCCGCCCGCAGCCGGGCCCTCGCGCTCGCCGCCCGCTCCTTCGGCGACGGCGGCGACTTCACCTCGCCCGGCGGCCCCACCACCGCAGAACTCGAAGCCCTCAGTCGGGAGTTGGAGGCCACCAGCGCCAAACTCGCCGAGTCCAGGGAGCGGGAGCGCGCCCTGGAGTCCTCCCGGCGCGAACTCGTCGCCTGGATCTCCCACGACCTGCGCACCCCGCTCGCCGGACTGCGCGCGATGTCCGAGGCCCTGGAGGACGGCGTCGCCGCCGACCCCGCCCGCTATCTGCGGCAGATCCGCACCGAGGTGGAACGCCTCAACGACATGGTCGGCGACCTCTTCGAGCTCTCCCGCATCCACGCGGGGGCGCTGGCGCTGAGCCCGAGCCGGATCTCCCTGTACGACCTCGTCTCGGACGCCCTCGCGGGCGCCGACCCGCTGGCCCGCGAGTACGGCGTACGGCTGGTCGGCGACCGGGTGGCGGCCGTGCCGGTCGAGGTGGACGGCAAGGAGATGAGCCGTGTGCTCGGCAACCTCCTCGTCAACGCCATCCGCCGCACCCCCGCCGACGGCACGGTCGCGGTGGCCGCCGAGCACCGCCCCGAGGGGGTCGTCGTGTCCGTCACGGACGGCTGCGGCGGCATCCCCGAGGAGGACCTGCCCCGTGTCTTCGACACCGGGTGGCGCGGCACCCACGCCCGGACTCCGCCCGCCGGGGCGGGACTCGGCCTCGCGATCGTCCGGGGCATCGTGGAGGCCCACGCGGGCCGCGCCACCGTACGCAACGTGCCGGGCGGCTGCCGCTTCGAGGTGGTGCTGCCGTCGGCGGCTACCTGA